The following coding sequences are from one Methanosarcina sp. WWM596 window:
- a CDS encoding YIP1 family protein: MDYIETWKEVIQRPSEFYRKMPTTGGYNDPLTFAALSYLIYGLLTGLFNRGMMRGMYGYGGITEFGFSTAIMTAIMAPIVGIISIFIGAAIFYVIYRVLGGSGTYEGTVRFISYATAVMVVSWVPLIGWVFGLYGIYLYIVGGMVVHDVSMAKSAIAVLLPTVVIILLVIIMVVLVGSIAYATITQF; the protein is encoded by the coding sequence ATGGATTATATCGAAACCTGGAAAGAAGTTATACAAAGGCCGTCTGAATTTTACAGAAAAATGCCAACGACCGGAGGATATAATGATCCTCTTACCTTTGCAGCACTCAGTTATCTCATATACGGGCTTTTAACCGGACTTTTTAACCGCGGAATGATGAGAGGCATGTATGGGTACGGTGGTATCACCGAATTTGGTTTTTCCACTGCAATTATGACTGCGATTATGGCCCCGATTGTGGGGATCATCTCTATCTTTATCGGAGCTGCGATATTCTATGTTATTTATAGGGTGCTTGGAGGTTCCGGAACTTATGAAGGCACTGTAAGGTTCATATCTTATGCAACCGCCGTAATGGTGGTCTCCTGGGTTCCTCTTATCGGCTGGGTCTTCGGGCTTTACGGGATATATCTCTACATTGTGGGCGGTATGGTTGTACATGATGTAAGCATGGCCAAATCGGCGATAGCTGTACTCTTGCCCACTGTCGTGATCATCTTACTTGTCATAATTATGGTAGTTCTGGTAGGATCAATTGCATATGCCACGATAACTCAATTCTAA
- a CDS encoding 2-isopropylmalate synthase, translating into MYTLKEGIDFYIEPMQNKKVTIFDTTLRDGEQTPGVSLTSTQKLEIAHQLDKLGVDIIEAGFPISSEGDKESVKSISNAGLETIVCGLARVLKKDIDACFDSDVGLVHTFVPTSDVQRIYTIKKSQEEVIQLAVEAVQYIKDHGLKCMFSAMDATRTDPEYLIEVFKAVQEAGCDIINVPDTVGIMVPSAMYRQIKDIATEITIPIDVHCHNDFGLAVANSLMAVEAGASQVQVTINGIGERAGNADLSQAVMSLKSIYGAKTNIRTEYLVETSKMIENYTGIRLPPNTPVVGQNAFSHESGIHSQGVLEKSDTFEPGIMTPEMVGHRRRIVLGKHTGKHAVKQSLESAGIKTSEKQLDEIVLRIKEIANKGKQITDADLYAIASAVLGKASSDEELIKLKEVSVMTGNIITPTAVVKANIEGKEIISAKTGVGPVDAALNAVRDILGESNHFKLQEFRIDAITGGADALADVYIGLQNEKGRIVTARSANPDIVMASVEALVNAMNLLYKK; encoded by the coding sequence ATGTACACACTGAAAGAAGGGATCGATTTTTACATCGAACCCATGCAGAATAAAAAAGTAACTATTTTTGACACAACACTGCGTGACGGAGAACAAACCCCGGGCGTATCCCTGACTTCTACCCAGAAGCTGGAAATTGCTCATCAACTCGACAAACTCGGGGTAGACATAATAGAAGCTGGATTTCCCATCTCTTCAGAAGGAGATAAAGAATCCGTAAAATCGATTTCTAATGCCGGGCTTGAAACCATAGTCTGCGGACTTGCTCGCGTACTGAAAAAAGACATCGATGCCTGTTTTGATAGTGATGTTGGCCTTGTGCATACCTTCGTCCCGACCTCAGATGTACAGCGGATCTATACCATTAAAAAGAGCCAGGAAGAAGTAATCCAACTGGCTGTAGAAGCTGTCCAGTACATCAAAGACCACGGGCTGAAGTGCATGTTTTCTGCAATGGATGCCACCAGAACTGACCCTGAATATCTCATAGAGGTTTTCAAGGCAGTCCAGGAGGCAGGATGCGATATCATTAACGTGCCGGACACTGTCGGCATCATGGTTCCATCTGCAATGTACAGACAGATCAAAGACATTGCAACTGAAATTACGATTCCGATAGACGTACACTGTCACAATGATTTCGGACTTGCAGTAGCAAACAGCCTTATGGCCGTTGAAGCCGGGGCATCTCAGGTACAGGTCACTATAAATGGCATTGGGGAGAGGGCAGGAAATGCTGACCTTTCCCAGGCAGTGATGAGCCTGAAGTCAATCTACGGTGCAAAAACCAATATCCGGACAGAATACCTTGTAGAAACTTCAAAAATGATTGAAAACTACACCGGAATCAGGCTTCCACCAAACACGCCTGTGGTCGGGCAAAACGCCTTTTCCCATGAATCGGGAATTCACAGTCAGGGAGTGCTTGAAAAATCCGATACTTTCGAACCCGGTATTATGACCCCGGAAATGGTCGGGCACAGACGTCGCATCGTCCTTGGAAAGCACACAGGCAAACATGCTGTCAAACAGTCCCTTGAGTCTGCTGGCATAAAAACCAGTGAAAAGCAGCTCGACGAGATTGTGCTCAGGATCAAAGAAATCGCAAACAAAGGTAAACAGATAACAGACGCCGATCTCTATGCAATCGCCTCTGCGGTGCTCGGAAAAGCAAGTTCTGATGAAGAACTGATTAAACTCAAAGAAGTATCCGTCATGACAGGAAACATCATCACACCTACGGCTGTGGTCAAGGCAAATATCGAAGGAAAAGAAATCATTTCAGCAAAAACCGGAGTTGGCCCTGTAGACGCCGCCCTCAACGCTGTAAGGGATATCCTGGGCGAAAGCAACCATTTTAAGCTTCAGGAATTCAGGATCGATGCTATCACGGGAGGAGCTGACGCTCTTGCCGATGTGTACATAGGCCTCCAAAACGAAAAGGGCAGGATTGTAACAGCACGGTCCGCAAACCCGGACATAGTCATGGCTTCCGTGGAAGCCCTTGTAAACGCTATGAACCTGCTGTATAAAAAATAA
- a CDS encoding TatD family hydrolase gives MPYPIIDSHCHLDFPKFNPDREEAILRARKAGVIGMINSGISLKGNRMSLELAEKNEDIHAALGLNPDIGREGNDDIINSILAQIEANAENAVGIGEAGLDFQDCKTNEERQRQTASFEKVIEIAKNLDKPLVVHARMAEAEVLKLVKGVDTVVYHCYSGSLETMQEIVDAGYYISLATLVCFSEHHQNLAAKVPLENLLLETDSPFLSPRKGRNEPAYIADSIPVVAQVKEMEPAEIARDTTENARKVFGI, from the coding sequence ATGCCTTATCCAATCATTGATTCTCATTGTCACCTTGATTTTCCCAAATTCAACCCCGACAGGGAAGAGGCTATCCTCCGCGCCCGAAAAGCAGGAGTTATCGGGATGATCAACTCCGGAATTTCCCTTAAAGGCAACCGCATGAGTCTTGAGCTTGCGGAAAAGAATGAAGATATCCATGCTGCACTGGGACTGAACCCTGACATCGGCAGAGAGGGAAACGATGACATTATCAACTCTATCCTTGCCCAGATCGAAGCTAATGCCGAAAACGCAGTGGGTATAGGAGAAGCCGGCCTGGATTTTCAGGACTGCAAAACAAATGAAGAACGTCAACGACAGACAGCTTCGTTTGAAAAAGTAATCGAGATTGCAAAAAATCTGGACAAACCCCTTGTAGTACATGCCCGGATGGCTGAAGCAGAAGTCCTTAAACTTGTAAAAGGGGTGGATACCGTAGTCTATCACTGCTATAGTGGTTCCCTTGAGACCATGCAGGAAATCGTAGACGCAGGCTACTATATTTCCCTGGCTACCCTTGTCTGTTTTTCCGAACATCACCAGAACCTTGCAGCCAAGGTCCCCCTTGAAAACCTGCTCCTGGAAACCGATAGTCCTTTCCTCTCCCCCCGCAAAGGCAGAAACGAGCCTGCATATATAGCGGATTCGATCCCGGTTGTAGCGCAGGTTAAGGAAATGGAGCCTGCAGAAATTGCAAGAGACACCACTGAAAACGCGCGCAAGGTTTTCGGAATCTAA
- the nth gene encoding endonuclease III yields MDLDELMRRLFELYPEGYTDGSRDPFFVLISTVMSHRTRDDVTYPAAKRLFERFSTPEEMVEADVEELEELIRDVGFYRVKAGRIKEISRILLEEYNGRVSDDMETLLKLPGVGRKTANCVLAHAFLKDALAVDTHVHRISNRLGLVETKAPEETETELKKIFPQKYWKHINLLLVKLGQNVCRPISPRCEVCVLNDMCPKILL; encoded by the coding sequence ATGGACCTTGATGAACTCATGCGGAGGCTTTTTGAACTTTATCCAGAGGGCTATACTGATGGCTCGAGAGATCCTTTTTTTGTGTTAATCTCCACTGTTATGTCCCACAGGACCCGGGACGATGTAACCTATCCTGCAGCAAAGAGGCTTTTTGAGAGATTCTCAACTCCTGAGGAAATGGTCGAGGCTGATGTTGAAGAGCTTGAAGAGCTTATAAGAGATGTGGGCTTTTACAGGGTCAAAGCTGGAAGGATAAAGGAGATTTCCAGGATTCTACTTGAAGAATACAATGGCAGGGTTTCGGATGATATGGAAACTCTCCTTAAATTGCCGGGTGTTGGCCGAAAGACTGCTAACTGCGTACTTGCTCATGCTTTCCTTAAAGATGCCCTTGCGGTCGATACACACGTTCACAGGATTTCTAACAGGCTTGGGCTGGTAGAGACAAAAGCTCCTGAGGAGACTGAGACTGAGTTAAAAAAAATTTTTCCGCAGAAGTACTGGAAACATATAAATCTCTTGCTTGTAAAATTAGGGCAGAACGTCTGCCGGCCGATTTCTCCAAGGTGTGAAGTCTGCGTCCTGAACGATATGTGTCCTAAAATTCTCCTTTAA
- a CDS encoding (Fe-S)-binding protein, whose translation MKESRVSKSREKSETKGKELPFEIDPRSVYKCVQCGTCRSVCPVFDVVGWESANTRGRMLIIKSLLEGRPPSEDVLSSLSTCTTCGICAAKCPAGANPPDVVEAARAQLVKCGVTTEAQEKLKAAVTTSGNSFGETRSRLHWLSDTERSKLPEKSDYVYFVGCFDSYRYPEFAKKTFEVLQRFGVTLLPDEQCCASPLLRTGFREDAEKIMEHNLEQIRKVGAHTVVTGCAGCYTTLKNNYPEELRVISLPEFLAEHLDELNLKRLDLTVTYHDPCHLGRHNKVYDPPRKVIQAICTLKEMKNIKENSRCCGGGGGVRIGYPDISLELARKRIEDVPEGVDYIVTSCPLCVRNLRDAGGDVEVIDIVELVAMALE comes from the coding sequence ATGAAAGAAAGTAGAGTAAGTAAGTCCAGAGAAAAAAGTGAGACTAAAGGCAAAGAGTTGCCCTTTGAAATAGATCCCCGTTCGGTTTATAAATGTGTGCAGTGTGGAACCTGCCGCTCAGTCTGCCCGGTCTTTGATGTAGTCGGCTGGGAGTCCGCCAATACACGCGGAAGAATGCTTATCATTAAGAGTCTGCTTGAAGGAAGGCCGCCATCCGAAGATGTCCTCTCAAGCCTCTCTACCTGCACAACCTGTGGGATCTGTGCTGCCAAATGCCCTGCCGGAGCAAACCCTCCTGATGTAGTGGAAGCTGCCCGTGCTCAGCTGGTAAAATGTGGTGTTACAACCGAAGCCCAGGAAAAGCTGAAGGCTGCAGTTACGACCAGTGGCAATTCTTTTGGGGAAACAAGAAGTCGCTTGCACTGGCTGTCTGATACAGAACGTTCAAAACTCCCGGAGAAGTCCGACTATGTCTACTTTGTAGGTTGTTTTGACTCCTACCGTTATCCGGAATTTGCAAAAAAGACTTTTGAGGTTTTGCAGCGCTTCGGGGTCACCCTCCTGCCGGACGAGCAGTGCTGTGCTTCCCCCCTCCTCCGTACGGGTTTCCGGGAAGATGCAGAAAAAATCATGGAGCACAACCTTGAGCAGATTCGGAAAGTGGGAGCTCATACCGTCGTCACGGGTTGTGCCGGTTGTTATACAACACTCAAGAACAACTACCCTGAAGAGCTCAGGGTCATCAGCCTCCCAGAGTTCCTTGCCGAACACCTGGACGAACTGAACCTGAAGCGCCTTGACCTCACAGTTACTTACCATGACCCCTGCCACCTGGGTAGGCACAACAAGGTCTATGACCCACCCAGAAAAGTTATTCAGGCTATCTGCACCCTCAAGGAGATGAAAAACATCAAAGAAAACTCTCGCTGCTGCGGCGGTGGGGGAGGAGTCAGAATAGGATATCCCGACATCTCCCTTGAACTTGCAAGAAAGCGTATTGAAGACGTGCCCGAAGGTGTGGACTACATAGTTACCTCCTGTCCCCTCTGCGTGAGGAACCTCAGGGATGCAGGTGGAGATGTCGAAGTTATCGACATTGTAGAACTCGTGGCAATGGCGCTGGAGTGA
- a CDS encoding MBL fold metallo-hydrolase, with product MEVRYICPTAYDSSVYLVNGKVLIDAGMNSDLIIRELEKSIKLTDLELIVLTHCHYDHTAAAAIIAEKSGAKVGIHRADLEGVNDEYLSVSVLFGDRAPAVRPTVVYEEGDKIPIGKEECLEVIHTPGHSKGSICLYEPISKSLFSGDTVFPGGGFGRMDFEGSEPEKMLGSIEKLTKLDVKTLYSGHGAPNDRDGNKQVQASYTMLKMMMGV from the coding sequence ATGGAAGTCCGATACATCTGCCCCACAGCCTACGATTCCAGTGTTTACCTTGTAAACGGGAAAGTCCTGATCGATGCTGGAATGAACAGTGACCTGATCATCAGGGAACTTGAAAAATCTATCAAGCTTACTGACCTTGAACTAATCGTCCTGACCCACTGCCACTATGATCACACTGCCGCAGCTGCAATAATTGCAGAGAAGAGTGGAGCAAAAGTTGGAATCCACAGGGCAGACCTTGAAGGCGTAAACGATGAGTATCTAAGTGTTTCCGTGCTCTTTGGAGACCGCGCCCCGGCTGTCAGGCCAACAGTTGTCTATGAGGAAGGGGACAAAATCCCCATAGGAAAAGAGGAATGCCTTGAAGTCATCCACACCCCAGGTCATTCAAAAGGGAGCATCTGCCTCTATGAACCTATCTCAAAAAGCCTCTTTTCAGGAGACACCGTCTTTCCAGGCGGTGGTTTCGGAAGGATGGACTTTGAAGGTTCAGAGCCTGAAAAAATGCTTGGTTCCATAGAAAAACTCACAAAACTCGATGTAAAAACCCTGTACTCGGGGCATGGAGCCCCTAATGACAGAGACGGGAACAAACAGGTCCAGGCTTCTTATACAATGCTAAAGATGATGATGGGAGTTTGA
- a CDS encoding FAD-binding oxidoreductase has product MDITAELRKIVGERLSVSPSELYCYSSDASQVKGVPDYVVRPKSTEEVSRIVRLAYENEIPVTARGAGTGLAGGAVPVGGGIVLDMSGMNRLLEIDIDNIQVVVEPGIIQDALNDALKPYGFFFPPNPGSSAMCTIGGMIAYNASGMRCVKYGTTRNYVRDLEVVLADGTVIHTGSKMLKSAAGYDLTQLIIGSEGTLGIVTKAGLKIAPLPKTRKLVIASFKSAEVAGQAVVKTFSNGVIPSACEILDRVSLQVLKRYDPKLVLPSEGDVILFEVDGTENSAHEAAEQIISVCSPLALSIKLAESEKEMADIWAARKLVGAAVSRLDPTKSRIYVGEDVGVPIKKIPELLRRAQEISEKFNLPAMKYGHIGDGNLHLALFIDVLNKDEWDRLNRAADLIHRTAIELGGTVSSEHGVGAARGQYMEAQWGPALEVMRAIKKALDPKGILNPGKLGL; this is encoded by the coding sequence TCTCGCCTTCTGAACTTTACTGTTATTCTTCTGATGCATCCCAGGTCAAAGGTGTGCCTGATTACGTGGTACGCCCGAAAAGCACGGAAGAGGTCAGCCGCATTGTCAGGCTTGCTTATGAAAATGAAATCCCTGTGACTGCAAGGGGAGCAGGCACCGGACTTGCCGGTGGTGCAGTCCCTGTTGGAGGAGGCATTGTGCTGGATATGTCAGGAATGAACCGCCTTCTTGAAATTGATATTGACAATATCCAGGTAGTAGTGGAACCGGGTATAATCCAGGACGCCCTTAATGACGCCTTAAAACCATACGGCTTTTTCTTTCCCCCTAACCCAGGCAGTTCTGCCATGTGCACTATCGGGGGTATGATAGCTTATAATGCAAGTGGGATGCGTTGTGTCAAATACGGGACCACCAGGAACTATGTCCGCGACCTGGAAGTGGTGCTTGCGGATGGAACTGTTATCCACACAGGCTCAAAAATGTTGAAATCAGCTGCAGGTTATGACCTGACCCAGCTTATTATAGGCTCTGAAGGCACGCTTGGAATCGTCACTAAAGCCGGCCTGAAGATCGCTCCTCTCCCGAAGACGCGGAAACTTGTAATCGCGTCCTTTAAAAGTGCTGAGGTTGCGGGGCAGGCAGTTGTAAAGACTTTTTCAAACGGGGTTATCCCTTCAGCCTGCGAGATCCTTGACAGGGTTTCCCTGCAGGTGCTTAAACGCTACGACCCGAAACTTGTGCTCCCTTCGGAGGGGGATGTAATCCTTTTCGAGGTAGATGGCACTGAAAATTCGGCGCATGAAGCTGCAGAGCAGATAATATCGGTCTGTTCCCCCCTTGCCCTCTCCATAAAGCTTGCGGAAAGTGAAAAGGAAATGGCAGATATCTGGGCAGCCCGAAAGCTTGTAGGAGCTGCAGTTTCCCGTCTTGACCCCACCAAATCCAGGATTTATGTGGGGGAAGACGTGGGAGTTCCCATAAAGAAGATTCCTGAACTGCTCAGGAGAGCACAGGAAATTTCTGAGAAATTCAATCTGCCTGCTATGAAGTACGGGCATATTGGAGATGGAAACCTGCACCTTGCCCTTTTCATTGATGTCCTGAATAAGGACGAGTGGGACCGCCTAAACCGGGCTGCAGATCTGATCCACAGGACAGCAATTGAGCTTGGGGGCACGGTCAGTTCCGAACATGGTGTGGGAGCTGCCCGCGGCCAGTATATGGAAGCCCAGTGGGGCCCGGCTCTTGAGGTAATGCGTGCAATCAAGAAAGCCCTTGACCCGAAAGGAATCCTGAATCCGGGTAAGTTGGGGTTGTGA
- a CDS encoding YgiQ family radical SAM protein — MSPEEVKANGWKELDIILVTGDAYVDHSSFGTAIIGRVLEDAGFRVGIIAQPRWDSPEDFRKLGKPRLFFSVSAGNTDSMVSNLTAGLKPRDKDAYSPEGKKGLRPNRAVIIYSNRIKEAFPGVTIVLGGIEASLRRFAHYDYLSDKVRQSILADAPADLVVYGMGELQIVEIATRLQAGEDIRDIRDIPGTVWKMEVKAWKELKEQNKKAAKEATEFFRKYLEIPSFSEVSQDKATFANAFRTYFLELNPVTGKGVVQPHPKTVIVQNRPMRPLTEAELDHLYELPFTGETHPFYPEPIPALEMVKFSLTTHRGCFGGCAFCAITQHQGRMIASRSIESVLREAKKLTEKPDFKGIINGVGGPTANMYGMRCSSWEKKGACLDKACLYPRICPSLDTSHKKLLELMQRLRELPGVRQVFTGYGVRYDLALEDEEYLEELCTHHISGQLRVAPEHFSKRVTDVMSKPGREVYEKFAGKFAVLNKKCGKNQYIVNYLMSGHPGCTLEDMIEMAEYVRDHGGYTEQVQDFTPTPMTVSTCMYYTGLDPFTGKAVYVARDKKEKAMQRALMHYRSPANYELVYEALEKAGRLDLVGNAHNCLIRRKGK, encoded by the coding sequence ATGAGCCCTGAAGAAGTAAAAGCTAACGGTTGGAAGGAACTTGATATTATACTGGTCACAGGAGACGCCTATGTGGACCACTCCAGTTTCGGGACTGCAATAATAGGAAGGGTCCTTGAAGATGCCGGCTTCAGGGTAGGAATAATTGCCCAACCACGCTGGGACAGCCCTGAAGACTTCAGAAAACTTGGAAAACCCAGACTCTTTTTTTCCGTAAGTGCAGGAAACACTGACTCAATGGTCAGCAACCTGACTGCGGGTCTTAAGCCGCGAGATAAAGATGCATATTCACCTGAAGGCAAAAAAGGACTTCGTCCGAACCGTGCCGTGATTATCTATTCAAACAGGATAAAAGAAGCTTTCCCTGGGGTGACGATAGTGCTCGGAGGAATTGAAGCTTCCCTGCGGCGCTTTGCTCATTACGATTATCTTTCTGATAAAGTAAGACAGTCAATTCTGGCCGACGCCCCTGCAGACCTTGTTGTCTACGGAATGGGAGAACTCCAGATTGTAGAAATTGCAACGCGCCTTCAAGCTGGAGAGGACATACGGGATATCAGAGACATCCCCGGCACGGTCTGGAAAATGGAAGTCAAAGCCTGGAAAGAGCTGAAAGAACAGAACAAAAAGGCAGCCAAGGAAGCAACCGAATTTTTCAGGAAATACCTCGAAATTCCTTCCTTTTCCGAAGTTTCTCAGGACAAAGCAACCTTTGCAAATGCTTTCCGCACATACTTCCTGGAACTGAACCCGGTCACAGGAAAAGGTGTAGTTCAGCCTCACCCGAAAACTGTTATTGTACAGAACAGGCCCATGCGCCCTCTGACAGAGGCAGAACTTGACCATTTATATGAGCTACCGTTCACGGGAGAAACCCACCCCTTCTACCCCGAGCCCATCCCTGCCCTTGAAATGGTAAAATTCTCCCTGACAACGCACAGGGGCTGTTTCGGAGGTTGTGCTTTTTGCGCCATCACCCAGCACCAGGGGCGCATGATAGCAAGCCGCAGCATTGAGTCCGTCCTCAGGGAAGCAAAGAAGCTGACAGAAAAACCGGATTTCAAAGGCATAATCAATGGAGTCGGAGGCCCCACTGCCAATATGTACGGCATGAGGTGTAGTTCCTGGGAAAAGAAGGGAGCCTGCCTGGACAAAGCCTGCCTTTACCCGCGTATCTGCCCCTCTCTTGACACAAGCCATAAAAAACTGCTTGAATTGATGCAGCGCCTGCGCGAACTTCCCGGGGTCAGGCAGGTCTTTACAGGTTACGGTGTGCGCTACGACCTGGCTCTTGAAGATGAAGAGTACCTCGAAGAACTTTGCACCCACCACATAAGCGGACAGCTGCGGGTTGCACCCGAACACTTCTCAAAGCGAGTAACCGATGTAATGTCCAAGCCTGGCAGAGAAGTTTATGAGAAATTTGCCGGAAAGTTTGCAGTCCTTAACAAAAAATGTGGCAAGAACCAGTATATAGTAAACTACCTGATGTCAGGACATCCGGGCTGCACCCTTGAAGATATGATCGAAATGGCAGAGTATGTGCGGGACCATGGGGGCTACACAGAACAGGTCCAGGACTTTACCCCAACCCCGATGACAGTATCAACCTGCATGTATTACACAGGGCTTGACCCTTTTACAGGAAAAGCGGTATACGTTGCCCGGGATAAAAAAGAAAAAGCCATGCAAAGAGCCCTCATGCACTATAGAAGTCCTGCAAACTATGAACTCGTATATGAAGCCCTGGAAAAAGCAGGGCGGCTCGATCTTGTGGGAAACGCCCATAATTGTTTGATAAGAAGAAAAGGCAAATAA
- a CDS encoding bifunctional 5,6,7,8-tetrahydromethanopterin hydro-lyase/3-hexulose-6-phosphate synthase: MFQIGEALMGQGAELAHVDLMIGDKEGPVGQAFANGLTQLSAGHTPLLSVIRPNLPPKPSTLIIPKVTVKNMEQASKIFGPAQSAVAKAVADSVEEGVITKDQAEDLVIVASVFIHPDAQDYNKIYRYNYGATKLALKRALEGFPDIDTVLEESNKSTHAIMGFKVTRLWDPPYLQIAFDNPNIEFVLSAISQIPNSDHVIIEAGTPLIKRYGVDVISKIRQVRPDAFIVADLKTLDTGNLEARMVADAAGDAIVVSALAPISTIDKLIEEAHKTGIYAVMDTLNQHDPIFVLKQLKVMPDVIELHRGIDIEGTEHAWGNIADIKKVAPKALIAVAGGVRLDKVPVALSQGADILVVGRAITNAKDIREMAEQFINSLNKPEIDQFRVMTDF, translated from the coding sequence ATGTTTCAGATAGGAGAAGCATTAATGGGGCAGGGTGCAGAACTTGCCCATGTTGATTTGATGATAGGAGACAAGGAGGGTCCTGTAGGACAGGCTTTTGCAAATGGCCTGACCCAGCTTTCAGCTGGACACACCCCCCTCCTTTCCGTTATCAGGCCAAATCTGCCGCCTAAACCTTCAACTCTTATTATCCCGAAGGTTACTGTAAAGAACATGGAGCAGGCATCAAAAATTTTCGGGCCTGCCCAGTCAGCAGTTGCAAAAGCAGTAGCAGACTCAGTAGAAGAAGGCGTAATCACAAAGGACCAGGCTGAAGACCTTGTCATTGTAGCTAGCGTCTTTATCCACCCTGATGCCCAGGACTATAACAAGATCTACAGGTACAATTACGGTGCCACAAAGCTTGCACTCAAGCGCGCTCTTGAAGGCTTCCCGGACATCGACACTGTGCTTGAAGAGAGCAACAAGTCCACCCATGCTATCATGGGCTTTAAAGTCACCAGGCTCTGGGATCCACCTTATCTGCAGATTGCTTTTGACAACCCGAACATCGAGTTCGTGCTTTCGGCTATTTCCCAGATTCCGAACAGCGATCACGTCATCATCGAAGCAGGGACGCCCCTTATCAAGCGCTACGGTGTGGACGTGATTTCCAAGATCAGACAGGTCAGGCCCGATGCTTTCATCGTTGCTGACCTAAAGACCCTGGATACCGGGAATCTTGAAGCAAGAATGGTTGCAGACGCTGCAGGAGATGCCATTGTGGTATCTGCTCTTGCCCCTATCAGCACTATTGACAAACTCATTGAAGAAGCCCACAAGACAGGCATCTATGCTGTCATGGACACTCTCAACCAGCACGATCCGATTTTTGTCTTGAAGCAGCTTAAGGTCATGCCTGATGTCATTGAACTCCACCGTGGAATTGACATCGAAGGTACTGAACACGCTTGGGGCAATATTGCCGATATCAAGAAGGTTGCTCCAAAGGCTCTTATTGCTGTTGCAGGCGGAGTCCGTCTCGACAAGGTGCCTGTAGCCCTTAGCCAGGGTGCTGATATCCTTGTGGTCGGACGTGCTATCACCAATGCAAAGGATATCAGGGAAATGGCTGAGCAGTTCATTAACAGCCTTAACAAACCTGAAATCGACCAGTTCAGAGTTATGACAGACTTCTGA
- the tpiA gene encoding triose-phosphate isomerase: MGSPFILLNYKTYLQGTGYEAVEIAKACKAVSEESGIEIAVAPQLPDIYRVASEVELPVFSQHLDGIGAGSFTGHVFGKCVKEAGAVGTLINHSERRLTLAEIEASLKAAKEFGLRAVICTNNVPTTAAAAALEPDYVAIEPPELIGSGIPVSKADPEVVSGSVEAVAKIKPGVKVLCGAGISKGEDLRAALDLGSQGVLLASGIVKATDPKAALEDLIRLV, encoded by the coding sequence TTGGGTTCACCATTCATTTTACTGAACTACAAAACTTATTTGCAGGGCACAGGCTACGAAGCAGTTGAAATTGCAAAAGCCTGCAAAGCCGTATCCGAAGAATCAGGTATCGAGATTGCAGTAGCTCCTCAACTCCCGGATATTTACAGGGTAGCTTCCGAGGTTGAACTTCCGGTCTTTTCCCAGCATCTGGACGGTATAGGGGCAGGAAGTTTTACAGGTCATGTTTTCGGAAAATGTGTAAAAGAAGCAGGAGCTGTTGGGACTCTGATCAATCATTCTGAAAGGCGCCTGACCCTTGCAGAAATTGAAGCTTCCCTGAAAGCGGCAAAAGAATTTGGACTAAGGGCAGTAATATGTACTAATAATGTCCCTACAACGGCAGCAGCTGCAGCTCTTGAACCTGATTATGTAGCAATTGAACCTCCGGAGCTCATAGGCAGTGGAATTCCTGTCTCAAAAGCCGACCCCGAAGTTGTTAGCGGTTCGGTAGAAGCCGTTGCAAAGATCAAGCCAGGCGTAAAAGTGCTCTGTGGTGCCGGAATTTCAAAAGGTGAAGACCTCAGGGCAGCTCTTGATCTTGGCTCGCAGGGGGTGCTTCTTGCGTCTGGAATCGTGAAAGCTACAGACCCCAAGGCTGCACTTGAAGATCTTATTCGCCTGGTTTAA